A genomic region of Anopheles coustani chromosome 3, idAnoCousDA_361_x.2, whole genome shotgun sequence contains the following coding sequences:
- the LOC131272088 gene encoding probable salivary secreted peptide encodes MKCATIFTVLAVLGVSSLAVAQTHNYFFGSRVPYDTLVNQTTAIQTSSFLRVKTVDVEYPLKGQRGRNITAIYVYDRLGGGRGGFASIIGGGIGQNYTRIHLKTQRGNGMNFQVEIYGR; translated from the coding sequence ATGAAGTGCGCCACCATCTTTACCGTGCTGGCCGTGCTCGGCGTCAGCTCCCTGGCGGTCGCCCAGACGCACAACTACTTCTTCGGCTCCCGCGTGCCTTACGACACCCTCGTCAACCAGACGACCGCCATCCAAACCTCGTCGTTTCTGCGCGTCAAAACGGTCGACGTGGAGTACCCGCTGAAGGGACAGCGTGGACGTAACATTACCGCCATCTACGTGTATGACCGGCTCGGCGGAGGCCGGGGTGGATTCGCCAGCATCATTGGCGGCGGCATCGGCCAGAACTACACCCGGATCCATCTGAAGACGCAGCGCGGCAATGGCATGAACTTCCAGGTGGAAATCTACGGTCGATAA